The following proteins come from a genomic window of Thermococcus celericrescens:
- a CDS encoding FAD-dependent oxidoreductase: MKYDVVIIGASAGGLTTAISARKFYPDKSVLVIKREDIAMIPCGIPYIFGTLNSVDDDILPVEKFLEPLGVDILTDEVTEIDPRAKLVRTASGKEIAWEKLVLATGSKPVEPEFPGSELEGVYTVPKDYRYLKEFRERVKTAERVVIVGGGFIALEVGDEIRKLGKDVTILVRSRLLRSSFDREFSEMVAERLEERGIKVVYGQVERILGGESVERVRLIDGSELPADLVIFSIGYRPNVDLAVKAGLRVTRYGIWTDEYMRTSHPDIFAVGDCVEHRDFFTGRPYGLMLASTATFEARIAGANLFKLQIVRENRRTIGVYSTNVAGLALAAAGLTEEAARREGFEVIVGYGKGPDRHPAKFPDTSMVTVKLIFSRDRGAILGAQIAGGKSVGEMINILALAIQKRLTASELYTLQIATHPLLTASPVGYQILQAAEDALAKLRT, encoded by the coding sequence ATGAAGTACGATGTTGTTATCATAGGAGCGAGCGCCGGGGGCCTGACCACAGCGATCTCGGCCCGGAAGTTCTACCCCGACAAAAGCGTTTTGGTCATCAAGAGGGAAGATATCGCCATGATTCCCTGTGGCATCCCGTACATCTTTGGCACGCTGAATAGTGTTGACGATGACATTCTCCCGGTCGAGAAGTTCCTGGAGCCTCTTGGCGTGGACATATTGACGGATGAGGTTACTGAGATCGACCCGAGGGCAAAGCTCGTGAGGACTGCCTCAGGGAAGGAGATCGCCTGGGAGAAGCTCGTCCTTGCGACCGGTTCAAAACCCGTGGAGCCGGAGTTCCCGGGCTCGGAGCTGGAGGGAGTCTACACCGTCCCGAAAGACTACCGCTACCTGAAGGAGTTCCGCGAGAGGGTTAAAACTGCGGAGCGGGTCGTCATCGTTGGCGGCGGCTTCATAGCCCTCGAGGTCGGCGATGAGATAAGAAAGCTCGGAAAGGACGTGACGATTCTCGTGAGGAGCAGGCTCCTGAGAAGCTCCTTCGATAGGGAGTTCAGCGAGATGGTCGCGGAACGGCTTGAGGAGAGGGGCATAAAGGTCGTCTATGGGCAGGTTGAGCGGATCCTTGGTGGGGAAAGTGTCGAGCGGGTGAGGCTCATCGACGGAAGCGAGCTTCCCGCGGACCTCGTTATATTCTCCATCGGCTACCGCCCGAACGTTGACCTGGCGGTCAAGGCGGGCCTCAGGGTCACCCGCTACGGCATCTGGACGGACGAATACATGAGAACCTCTCACCCGGACATCTTTGCCGTCGGCGACTGCGTCGAGCACAGGGACTTCTTCACCGGCAGGCCCTACGGGCTGATGCTCGCCTCAACGGCCACCTTCGAAGCCAGAATAGCCGGTGCGAACCTCTTCAAGCTTCAGATAGTTCGTGAGAACAGAAGGACGATAGGCGTCTATTCCACCAACGTTGCCGGTCTCGCCCTTGCGGCCGCTGGCTTGACCGAGGAGGCCGCCAGGAGGGAGGGCTTCGAGGTCATAGTTGGCTATGGAAAAGGCCCCGACAGGCACCCGGCGAAGTTCCCGGACACCTCGATGGTGACGGTTAAGCTCATCTTCTCCCGCGACAGGGGAGCGATACTTGGGGCACAGATAGCTGGTGGAAAGAGTGTTGGCGAGATGATAAACATTCTAGCCCTCGCGATACAGAAGAGACTCACCGCGAGCGAGCTCTACACTCTCCAGATAGCGACCCACCCGCTCCTAACGGCTTCTCCGGTCGGCTACCAGATACTCCAAGCGGCTGAGGATGCGTTGGCGAAGCTGAGGACGTGA